One Cyanobacteria bacterium GSL.Bin1 genomic window carries:
- a CDS encoding DNA phosphorothioation-associated protein 4, with product MAVHRIRVAKKQANLVKALTMGEETKGTFETYADVIIFAAAYGGKHQRYIPITTGISQDPAPISLEIFLSRGYEWSLKLITITYSQDPALLSPYDVQAQAQRIRLIEGLANGGLELLEDELRGAVDYSDRLLLILNQERFPIAQPPPDFDLTHFL from the coding sequence ATGGCAGTTCATCGCATTCGCGTTGCCAAGAAGCAAGCAAATCTCGTCAAAGCCCTAACGATGGGGGAAGAAACAAAAGGAACCTTTGAAACCTATGCTGATGTCATTATATTTGCTGCTGCTTATGGTGGAAAACATCAGCGCTATATTCCCATTACAACTGGCATCAGTCAAGATCCAGCACCCATTAGTTTAGAAATCTTTCTTTCCCGGGGATATGAATGGTCACTGAAATTGATCACAATCACGTACAGTCAAGATCCAGCACTGCTTTCCCCTTACGATGTTCAAGCACAAGCGCAACGAATCAGGTTAATTGAGGGGTTAGCCAATGGCGGCTTGGAGTTGTTAGAAGATGAATTACGTGGTGCAGTAGATTACAGTGATCGGTTATTGTTAATCTTAAATCAAGAACGTTTTCCGATTGCCCAACCACCACCCGATTTTGATCTCACTCATTTTTTGTAA
- a CDS encoding protein kinase, producing MTEDRNEGRLLANRYRIIELVGKGAMGQVYRAEDIVLGGLTVAVKFVSQAVLNEKRRTRFEQEAKVCALLGERSIHIVQVRDYGVDEYDVPFYAMEFLQGKGLNELIKHRPLSLKRFLRLTRQICLGLQCAHQGIFFKGELCPIIHRDIKPSNILVIQDPTLGEMVKILDFGIAKLIQAGGDQTHSFQGTLAYCSPEQMEGKELDHRSDIYSLGVMMYEMITGEMPILPENNSFGAWYQAHRYFLPEPFRDDLNLPESLQNFIDRCLAKEPENRPQGMDEVLQSLTSIEEEIAKSKSLSDRPTANAPDYAKTHPAQTTTATDENYYLHASWPPDKPRQKIVFPRLINSDQNVFPSLWVMLDKQDIEKRLLSTRYNQFLFIMSPHPMVLWITALYNPDYGTRWLPCYLDLKTSSGQRTARALGELGYYRILFFALESPGTCQHVLTATIAGAQRQKLQDWAQSSQAWESHASPQMSKQLLRREFENIKPKIQFKLESMGTDAPSNVSGL from the coding sequence ATGACTGAAGACCGTAACGAGGGTCGTTTACTCGCAAACCGTTATCGCATAATCGAATTGGTTGGAAAAGGCGCGATGGGCCAAGTTTATCGTGCTGAAGATATTGTTTTAGGAGGCTTGACGGTTGCTGTCAAGTTCGTTTCTCAAGCCGTCCTGAATGAAAAACGACGCACTCGCTTTGAGCAGGAAGCAAAAGTCTGCGCCTTACTCGGAGAAAGAAGTATTCACATTGTCCAAGTTCGAGACTATGGCGTTGATGAATATGATGTTCCCTTTTATGCGATGGAATTTTTACAGGGAAAAGGACTGAATGAACTGATTAAACATCGTCCGCTTTCTCTAAAGCGTTTCTTACGTTTAACTCGTCAAATTTGTTTAGGACTACAGTGCGCCCACCAAGGCATTTTCTTCAAAGGAGAATTGTGTCCAATTATTCACCGCGATATCAAGCCCAGCAATATTTTAGTGATTCAAGACCCCACTCTGGGAGAGATGGTGAAAATTCTCGACTTTGGGATTGCAAAATTGATTCAAGCCGGCGGCGATCAAACTCATTCCTTCCAAGGCACCCTTGCTTATTGTTCTCCAGAACAAATGGAAGGAAAAGAGCTGGATCATCGCTCGGATATCTATAGCTTGGGAGTAATGATGTATGAAATGATTACTGGGGAAATGCCCATTCTTCCCGAAAATAATTCCTTTGGGGCTTGGTATCAAGCCCATCGTTACTTCCTACCTGAACCATTTCGGGATGATCTCAACCTTCCCGAATCTCTACAAAATTTTATTGATCGGTGCTTAGCGAAAGAGCCAGAAAATCGTCCGCAAGGCATGGATGAAGTCTTGCAAAGCTTAACGTCAATTGAGGAAGAGATTGCAAAAAGTAAATCTCTTTCTGATCGTCCAACCGCCAACGCTCCCGATTATGCGAAGACCCATCCCGCTCAAACGACGACGGCAACTGATGAAAACTATTATTTGCATGCCTCTTGGCCACCAGATAAACCGCGCCAAAAGATTGTATTTCCTCGTTTAATTAATTCAGACCAGAATGTATTTCCCTCTTTATGGGTCATGTTAGACAAACAAGATATTGAAAAGCGCTTGTTGAGTACGCGATATAATCAATTTTTATTTATTATGTCTCCTCATCCCATGGTGCTCTGGATTACAGCGTTATACAATCCAGACTACGGAACGCGTTGGTTACCTTGTTATTTGGATTTAAAAACAAGTAGTGGACAACGCACGGCTCGCGCTTTAGGGGAGTTAGGTTATTATCGCATTTTATTTTTTGCCCTCGAATCTCCCGGTACCTGTCAACATGTCCTGACTGCCACGATTGCGGGAGCACAACGTCAAAAACTCCAGGATTGGGCACAATCGAGTCAAGCTTGGGAATCTCACGCGAGCCCTCAAATGAGTAAGCAACTCCTCCGACGAGAATTTGAAAATATCAAGCCCAAGATTCAGTTTAAGTTAGAGTCTATGGGAACCGATGCACCGAGCAATGTTTCCGGGCTTTAG
- a CDS encoding universal stress protein, with the protein MFKRCLICTDFTDGLDRFASFVPSLSASGLNHIVFLHSVPYWEEGEIPHVDEEKVAAAKKRLEIALENVPEGVEVKVEVPNGKPSDTIPRIVEQEAIEVVLAGTPIRSFLQEKVFGSTSLSLARATSAPLMIFRPNHISVYTKEELDLRCQHLWRSLLIPYNDSEAAQYLVQQIKKYVQDDGTSTLEECILLWVISEAGRLPKETIENKQREAEKRIAEVKEDLESIGVKVSTQVRIGNPTLEILNGVLTKDVSAIAVGSDDRGGLLEWTVQSLANEILRSSWYPVLFFSQARS; encoded by the coding sequence ATGTTTAAGCGTTGTCTCATTTGCACAGATTTTACTGACGGCTTAGATCGGTTTGCTTCGTTTGTGCCGAGCCTCAGTGCTTCAGGCTTGAATCATATTGTTTTTCTCCACAGTGTTCCTTATTGGGAAGAAGGAGAGATTCCCCACGTTGACGAAGAAAAAGTAGCAGCAGCGAAGAAGCGACTTGAAATTGCGCTAGAAAACGTTCCAGAAGGCGTAGAAGTTAAAGTGGAAGTTCCCAACGGAAAGCCAAGCGATACAATTCCCCGGATTGTTGAGCAAGAAGCAATTGAAGTGGTGTTAGCCGGAACTCCAATTCGGAGCTTTTTACAAGAGAAAGTTTTTGGTAGTACTAGTCTGAGCTTAGCACGAGCGACTTCAGCACCGCTAATGATTTTCCGCCCCAATCACATTTCAGTTTATACCAAAGAAGAATTAGATTTGCGCTGTCAACATTTGTGGCGATCGCTGCTGATTCCCTACAACGATAGCGAAGCCGCTCAATACTTAGTGCAACAGATTAAAAAATACGTTCAAGATGATGGCACTTCCACCTTAGAAGAATGTATCCTCTTGTGGGTGATTAGTGAAGCGGGACGCTTACCGAAAGAAACAATTGAAAATAAACAGCGCGAAGCAGAAAAGCGAATTGCCGAAGTAAAAGAAGATTTAGAAAGTATTGGTGTCAAAGTCAGTACGCAGGTGCGAATTGGCAATCCCACCTTAGAAATTCTCAACGGGGTATTAACTAAGGATGTCAGCGCGATCGCGGTGGGGTCTGATGATCGGGGAGGACTCTTAGAGTGGACGGTACAAAGTTTAGCCAATGAAATCCTCCGTAGCAGTTGGTATCCGGTTCTCTTTTTCTCCCAAGCGCGATCATAA
- a CDS encoding NblA-related protein: protein MELSLEQEFNVRSFETQVQQMSREQAQEFLVKLYEQMLARENMYKEFLKHEWGIDQGYSA from the coding sequence ATGGAACTATCCTTAGAGCAAGAATTCAATGTTCGTTCCTTTGAAACGCAAGTCCAGCAAATGAGCCGAGAGCAAGCCCAAGAGTTTTTAGTGAAGCTCTATGAGCAAATGCTAGCGCGAGAGAATATGTATAAAGAATTCCTCAAACATGAATGGGGAATTGACCAAGGCTACTCAGCATAA
- a CDS encoding helix-turn-helix domain-containing protein, whose product MKNDYTLILKNLMEKVRITNFKQLSQQAGVSQKQILNLRRGRVKSMRVGVLLALGSVLGVNIDELISLFSGEAVSPEPSSREQFQRESLQTIESWLLQWPTAVSAIAQNPDLPAQRIIKLLNPLEKLLQSWGVERIGQVGEEVSYNPQQHQLLSGNVPPETTVRVRYVGYRHGDKLLYRAKVEPID is encoded by the coding sequence GTGAAGAATGACTATACTCTTATATTAAAAAATTTAATGGAAAAAGTTAGAATTACTAATTTTAAACAGTTGAGTCAACAAGCAGGGGTTTCGCAAAAACAAATTCTCAATTTACGTCGGGGAAGGGTGAAGTCAATGCGGGTGGGAGTATTGCTAGCACTGGGGTCCGTTTTGGGGGTGAATATAGATGAGTTGATTAGTTTATTTTCCGGGGAAGCGGTGTCCCCAGAACCTTCTTCGCGAGAACAGTTTCAACGGGAAAGTTTACAGACGATTGAGTCTTGGCTGTTGCAGTGGCCAACAGCCGTTAGCGCGATCGCGCAAAATCCTGATTTACCCGCGCAACGCATTATTAAATTACTTAATCCCTTAGAAAAGTTACTTCAATCGTGGGGCGTGGAAAGAATTGGACAAGTAGGGGAGGAAGTCTCTTATAATCCTCAACAGCACCAACTATTGTCCGGAAATGTCCCACCGGAAACAACAGTGCGGGTGCGCTACGTTGGCTACCGACATGGCGACAAACTTCTGTATCGCGCCAAAGTCGAACCCATAGATTAG
- a CDS encoding BMC domain-containing protein — translation MPVAVGVIQTDGFPAVLAAADAMVKAASVTLVSFDKAERAQFFVAVRGPVSEVERSMEAGIAAAEDSYNGTVITHYMIPNPPDNVETVMPIAYSDEVEPFRV, via the coding sequence ATGCCAGTTGCTGTGGGCGTTATTCAAACGGATGGGTTTCCAGCCGTATTAGCTGCTGCCGATGCCATGGTAAAAGCAGCATCAGTGACCCTAGTGTCTTTTGATAAAGCGGAACGGGCTCAGTTTTTTGTGGCGGTACGAGGCCCGGTTTCAGAAGTAGAACGTTCTATGGAAGCGGGCATTGCTGCAGCAGAAGATAGCTATAACGGAACTGTAATCACCCATTATATGATTCCGAATCCGCCGGATAATGTCGAAACCGTGATGCCAATTGCGTATAGTGACGAAGTTGAACCGTTTCGAGTGTAG
- a CDS encoding BMC domain-containing protein — protein MSLDAVGSLETKGFPGVLAAADAMVKTGRVTLVGYIRAGSARFTVIIRGDVSEVKTAMDAGIHAVDKAYGATLETWVIIPRPHENVECVLPIAYNENVERFRETTERPLIGSSQNRS, from the coding sequence ATGTCTCTAGATGCAGTAGGTAGCCTTGAAACAAAGGGGTTTCCGGGAGTTTTAGCCGCCGCCGATGCCATGGTAAAAACGGGAAGAGTCACCCTTGTCGGTTATATTCGGGCGGGGAGTGCCCGATTTACCGTTATTATTCGCGGGGATGTCTCGGAAGTGAAAACCGCAATGGATGCCGGAATTCATGCTGTGGATAAAGCTTATGGTGCAACATTAGAAACTTGGGTAATTATTCCTCGTCCTCACGAAAATGTGGAATGCGTCTTACCGATTGCCTATAACGAGAACGTTGAACGATTCCGGGAAACAACGGAACGCCCGCTGATTGGTTCTTCCCAA